Part of the Chelmon rostratus isolate fCheRos1 chromosome 10, fCheRos1.pri, whole genome shotgun sequence genome is shown below.
TTCTTTTATAActgcaaactgaatatctttggattttagAAACCTGATTGAACAAGTACCAATTCTTAACTGTAAAAAAAGCAGCttgaaaaaagaggagggggcCCAGAAGAGGAACCGTTAATCGTAAACGTAATTGTAGCCCTATTAATACTTAAGAATTTGCAAACGTTGAGTATATTCAAATTGAATGCAAATTGACGAAGCAAATAAAATTGTGATTATACAGGAAAATCTGCCATGTTGGACTGACAGAGGTATAAATATATAACTTAGTAACTTCATGTACGTATGCTATTAGAAGCAAGCAATGATGGGCAGCAACAACGAAGACATGGCTCTTAACgacagctagctagcttaacATCAACATTAGCTCCGACCAAACGTTACTTCGGGCTGTGAAAGAAAGGTGACATGCTTCATTGTGATAGGACCAGTGTTTAACATCATACATAAACGAAACACACACCATACTTAGTATGCCTGTCATTTATGAACGATAATCAAATTGCTGtgcagctaatgctagctaacatAGCTGGCTAACACTAGTTTACATAGCAACCGCCGTTGCTAACCACCTAGCGTTACATCCCAGCATCGGGCCTACGTTCACAGCGTAAACGTCAACATCTAGACTCTCACCATTGTTCACGAACAGTTTCTCTCCATGCCAGGACGGCTCTCATTTCCACCTCTTAACAGCAAATAGGACTTATGGGGGGTTTATCAACAGGTTGTTGCAGCTTGTTCGCTCGGTTTTTCATACTAAGCTCCGTTTTCGTGATTCGCTCTTACTGCGCAGACTCGGAGCTGGTCGCTACTTCCTGAATGCTCAGCAAGCCCAAGGTAGACTCCAGTCCGGTGTCGACATCGGAAAGTAACCGGGAAGACGGGGTGAAGACATCAGTCTGTCCTCAACGCTTGTGAGGAGGGAAGGAGTTTGGGCAAAATTCATGTATGTCATGTAAACCTGGAAATAATCTGTTATATTAGCTTTGTTCGTGCTTTGCTGCCTCTATCAACGTCTGCTGTTCATTAACATCCATGATATGCTATGTGGTGATACGTATTCTTCATTTACACTGTACAATGGAGACACGTCAtgcatgtgttgttttaaattCTAGGTAAAGATGACACAGGCCAGGGATGGCTGCTGAGGTGGGAGCACAtagtcagctgctgcagagtgagcTGAAGGCAATCAGCTGCTCCACTGACTCCACCACTGCAGAATCCACAACTTCATCAACCGCGCTCAGAAACAATAACACACTTCTCAAAATGCACCCTACAAGCTGTGACATCCAGCTGCAGACGAGTGAAGACATAAATATCCAAAGTCGAGTGGATGATTCGTGGCACACTTCCACGGTGCCCCCTGGCTGGATCAGAGAGGTGAGGCAGAGGAAAGCAGGCAAGACTGCAGGCAAACTGGACGTCTACATTACAAGGTGAGTCAGTGCTTTCTTGTAATCCTCTCTTTATGTGATCATACCTCACGTCATGACTAAGTGCATTACAAATTCAGTTAGATCAGTGTCTGATTGATCTTTCTGTTGTTTAAGTCCCCAAGGGCAGAAGTTCCGGTCAAGAGCAGCCCTGCACGCTTTCCTCCTGGAAAATGGAGAAGGGAACTTGGACATAAACCTTTTTGATTTCACTGCATCCAAAGGCCATGATGCCACAACTCCCTCCCAAGTGaaacagaggggaagaaagaaaaagcatgcCCGTGGGCAGCAGGAGGACACGACAGAAATACTGGATCCACCTCCGAATAAATCTAAAAGggcctcttcctccctcagaagtactaaaggaaaaaaagtaaAGAGTTCAGAAGATACTAAACATGTTAATACAGACATTGTACCAGAGGTGATCCCACATGTGCGACAAGCAAAAGGTGCACCTTCAGCCACAGTGGATGGTGTCACTCTGCAGAAGAGCCCGCAGAGGGTGGGTCTGCTGAGAGAGAAGCTGCTCAGATTGGCTCCTGCCAATGACCAGCAAAACACTTTGACTGcttgcaaagacaaacaggccACCTCGCAGCCTTCTGTCCCCACTCTGAATGTCGAACCTGCCACTGAGAGCGAGAATGACGGTGAGGATGAACGAGGCGGAGATGAGATACAGATTCACAGCAAAGGTGATAAAAAGCCTAATTCTGAACCCGACgctgctgctgacagtcacCGGGTTGCAGAAGAGGAGGTGTTGTCATCTGACATCACTGGTGGGAGCTGCACACCAGTGAGAGAACCCCACAATAGTAAGTATGATCTTCACTGTCTGACAGCTTGTAAATTTGGCAGCTCAGGTTAGTTTTTACTCGatctgctcttttttcttttttaaatacttttacttttgatttcaGTATATTCTACAGTCCAATACAATTTCAACACAATTTCATTTTACCCAGTTTCACCTGCCTATGCATTTTTCCAGTTATAAAAAGGTAGAAAATCAAAGAAACCAAATAgattaagtaaaaaaaaaagaaggaaaaaagagtgACGGAGATATGTCTAATAAAGAGAGGCGGGAGAGGAACTGCCTTATAGAACATGTGGCATTTGCACTTGTAAGTTTACATATGTTCAATTTCATAGAGTTCCCATAGTTTTTGAATCCAGACATTGCATGTGGCTTTATCAGGTCTCACTTGTTGTGGCCACTAATGTGATTTGTAACAAGTAGAAAACTATTTTTAATGACATCGGACACATACCAAAGAATGCATAAATGACAAGTATGATATCTCTGTGGTGTCTGCAGGCGTTTGAATTCCTAACAAGTGTTTGAACTAGTCACCAACTGCACCTCCCTACATTCATTTCTCCTTTATTTGTGAGGTGTTTGGGTTCACGGACGGAAATATTTGATGTACGTTGGAGATTATTTTTCTATCCTCTTGTCCAATTTGTAATTGGACAAGAGGATAGAGGATAGATCCGAGATCTTGTAAaaacaagatctcggatacaagcggctgaaatgagtttcctccgcagggtggcagggcgctcccttagagatagggtgaggagctctgtcactcgggaggagctcagagtagagccgctgctcctccacgtcgagaggagccagctgaggtggctcgggcatctttaccggatgcctcctggacgccttcctgggagggtgttccgggcatgtcccaccgggaagaggccccggggaagacccaggacatgctggagggactatgtcactcggctggcctgggaacgcctcggggtcctcccggaagagctggaggacgtgtctggggagagggaagtctgggcatccctgcttagactgctgcccccgcgacccggcctcggataagcggaagataatggatggatggatggatggagattATTTTTCTATCCTCTTGTCCAATTTGTAATTCTGTAAAGAACTGCTCTGTTGgagtgttttgattttttttttttttataaaataatgTTTCCTGTCTACCTAGAGTCCAAGAGCGCGGAAGACAAACGGAAAACAAGCCTTTATTTCAGCAAGAAATCCCCCAGAGATGgtaatgtgaaaacagttaaCATTTAATACAAGAAGCAGTTTGTGCATATCTGTGTGTACCTTAACATGTATGACTTAAAGTTGTGTGTGGCTGACTGTCTGTCCACAGTCCTTAGCCCACCCAGGAGGAAGGCCTTCAAGAAGTGGACACCCCCTTGCTCTCCCTACAACCTTGTACAGGAAACCCTTTTCCACGACCCCTGGAAGCTCCTGGTGGCCACCATTTTTCTGAATAAGACCAGTGGTAAAGATCcagcacatacatgcacgcatGGCATTGCAACAGTATTGTAACCAACCAGAACTCCAGTCTTgcgtttctctctttcttgcaCAATTCTCCAGGTAAGATGGCCATACCAGTGCTGTGGCAGTTCTTTGAGCGTTACCCGTCTGCAGAGGTGACCCGGGGCGCCGACTGGAAGCCCATGTCTGAGCTCATGAAGCCGCTGGGGCTGTATGAGCTCAGAGCCAAAACGCTCATCCGCTTCTCAGGTGAATGTGCTAGGTGATGGATCACAACATCCGCTTCTGTGCACATGTACAGGGTTTGTACAAAGCCttgaaagtctgaaaaatgcttaattttaccCCCTATGTTTTCAAGGTCAGTAATAGGCTTAAATTTTGAATACACTCCTTTcaacatacaatacatacaaatCAAAGTTAATATGAACAGCtggtaaaacaaacaaagtgacaaTATGCATTGATAGCTGTGGATATAGAGGGGTTCTTTAaacttcatttttcacagttgcATTTATAGTGACAGTTTAGATGTGACGATGAAGGTTTTGGAAGAGTCTGGGTAGCTATATGAACCCTGCATGTATTATATTTGTGCACAGTAATAACAGTATTATTGCATTGTCACCATGGATTTGTATGCTTTTAATCAGAATATATGATGCAATATCAGTGGCCAGAAAAACCTCACTATCAATTTTCTCCTGTGTAGATGAATATCTAATTAAACAGTGGCGATACCCCATCGAGCTGCACGGTATTGGGAAGTACGGCAACGACTCCTACAGGATCTTCTGCGTGGGAGAGTGGAGACAGGTGAGCGTCGTCCCAACTGTTTCACTTTCTGTGGGTCGCATTCGTTTTGGAGTGATAATTAATGCAAAATCTGGTCTTGTTGCATCAAAGGTGACACCTGAAGATCACATGTTAAACAAATACCACGCCTGGCTGTGGGAGAACCATGAAGCACTCGGaatctgaaacacaaagcaggagGAACCGCAAGGAGGATTTGTTTTGGCACggacaataaaaacagctgttacatAAACACTGCAGTTATCTAACACTGTTAGTATTATGATGAACCTGCCAAGTTTAACTATTTAAAATTATGTAATGACATTCAGAAGATGTCAGTCTTCTTTAAAAAGTATTATTCACtgtgtaataaaatgttttaagtgttttgaAAGTTGAATTGATTCATGAGTGCTGTTGTTCACTGTGACCGGTTTTCTTGAGCCATCCGGAGACACCTTCTGACTTGATCTGGTTATTCCATCGTCACAGACTAATAATCTTTGTCTCTGAGAGCACTGACGCATGGCCTCACTCTCCACGCTGCAGCTTTCTTTTGGTGGGGGTAACCCGATTCCCAAGGCAACTGTTGCCACCGCAAAACACTCAGTGAATGCACAGGCATGTCACGGTTTAATCTCTAACTAGCACCAGTACGTTCATTTTCTATATTTACATATGGAGTTGTGTTATGATTTGCTGCCAATAGAATTGCAACTTGAAGAGGATACGTAAATTGTGCAGGATTTGGCACTTTGGAAAGGTCCATCCACTAAGACTGGACGTCTCTGGTGGGCGAACAGAAGAACCTGAACTACAAAATGAAACTACGtaagaaaacagctttgtttttccGTTTGTTGTCTATTTTAGTGTCGCTGTGTGTAACAGGAAGCTGTGATTCCCTTTGTCTCAATCTTCATCACCACAGCAGCCATCTCTGCAGCTTCCACGCCGGCGTGCACTCCTCACGACACGCCTCCTGTCCGGCAGAGTCGCTGCCTGGCGATCACTCCCATGACGTTTCCCATCATCTCAGACTCTGCCCGTCTGTGGACGAGCAATCAGGTGAGCAGAGATTCACTGGCACTTGATGGTGTTGGCTTTGAGgttagaaaaaagaaagacttgCATAAATGTGCTTCCTAGAGTATTCCAAGGCTGAACCCTTTACATCCACCTGTGGTCCACAAACGCACCGTCAGTCTGGAGACACCAGCTGttcaccaccacaaccaccagAGGACACTCATcatgcagaggagagagcatTACAGGTAGAAGCATCTGAACAATACCTCACTGTAattgaaagtttttttttattgggaATTGCTGATGCCATTGCGGTGCTGAGTTCAAAGTCACTTACTTGTAGTTGGTTGACCTGTTAGGTATCACCAAGTGTGGCGAAAACCCTTTTATGGAACCAGCAGCGAGAGAGAAGAGTACAGGTAATATAATGATCACCTTCACCTGTACCAGTGAGTCTTTTATCTAAATCTCTCCTAAAGCAGGAATGCATAACATACTGCATGCATGCCTCTTAACATTCATTGGTGACAGAAAAGTCATTGTCTTTCCTGTAGGAAGGAGTTGCGAGAGCAGTT
Proteins encoded:
- the mbd4 gene encoding methyl-CpG-binding domain protein 4, translating into MAAEVGAHSQLLQSELKAISCSTDSTTAESTTSSTALRNNNTLLKMHPTSCDIQLQTSEDINIQSRVDDSWHTSTVPPGWIREVRQRKAGKTAGKLDVYITSPQGQKFRSRAALHAFLLENGEGNLDINLFDFTASKGHDATTPSQVKQRGRKKKHARGQQEDTTEILDPPPNKSKRASSSLRSTKGKKVKSSEDTKHVNTDIVPEVIPHVRQAKGAPSATVDGVTLQKSPQRVGLLREKLLRLAPANDQQNTLTACKDKQATSQPSVPTLNVEPATESENDGEDERGGDEIQIHSKGDKKPNSEPDAAADSHRVAEEEVLSSDITGGSCTPVREPHNKSKSAEDKRKTSLYFSKKSPRDVLSPPRRKAFKKWTPPCSPYNLVQETLFHDPWKLLVATIFLNKTSGKMAIPVLWQFFERYPSAEVTRGADWKPMSELMKPLGLYELRAKTLIRFSDEYLIKQWRYPIELHGIGKYGNDSYRIFCVGEWRQVTPEDHMLNKYHAWLWENHEALGI